Proteins from a single region of Apium graveolens cultivar Ventura chromosome 7, ASM990537v1, whole genome shotgun sequence:
- the LOC141672848 gene encoding transcription initiation factor TFIID subunit 10-like, which yields MNQRQQLEENRHDDDAALCNFLASLMDYTPTIPDEVAEHYLAKSGFQCPDVRLVRLVAVATQKFVADAATDALQHCKARQAAVVKDKRDKLQKDKRLTLAMEDLSKALQEYGVNVKHQEYFADSPSAGLDAASRDE from the coding sequence ATGAACCAAAGGCAACAGTTGGAAGAAAACAGACACGATGATGATGCCGCACTTTGCAATTTCTTGGCATCCTTAATGGACTACACACCAACTATACCGGATGAAGTGGCTGAGCATTATCTGGCCAAAAGTGGGTTTCAGTGTCCAGATGTGCGACTAGTTAGGTTGGTAGCTGTAGCTACACAGAAGTTTGTTGCAGATGCCGCCACTGATGCTCTTCAGCACTGTAAAGCAAGACAAGCTGCAGTGGTCAAGGATAAAAGAGACAAGCTTCAAAAGGATAAACGCCTGACCTTGGCTATGGAGGACCTTTCGAAAGCGCTGCAAGAGTATGGTGTGAATGTTAAGCATCAGGAGTACTTTGCTGATAGCCCCTCAGCTGGGTTAGATGCTGCCTCAAGAGACGAATGA